A genomic stretch from Longimicrobiaceae bacterium includes:
- a CDS encoding ATP-dependent Clp protease adaptor ClpS, with the protein MPEQDRDRREGDPARREELLVQERPRAKTPRLYRVLFHNDDYTTMEFVVDVLVRFFRKSATEAAQIMLQVHTLGVGVAGRYTREVAETKVAQVTEAAREEGFPLLLTMEPE; encoded by the coding sequence ATGCCCGAACAGGACCGAGACCGCAGGGAGGGCGACCCGGCGCGGCGCGAGGAGCTGCTCGTCCAGGAGCGCCCCCGCGCGAAGACGCCCCGGCTGTACCGGGTGCTCTTCCACAACGACGATTACACCACCATGGAGTTCGTGGTGGACGTGCTGGTGCGCTTCTTCCGCAAGTCCGCCACCGAGGCCGCGCAGATCATGCTCCAGGTGCACACGCTGGGCGTGGGGGTGGCGGGGCGGTACACCCGCGAGGTGGCGGAGACCAAGGTGGCCCAGGTGACCGAGGCCGCGCGCGAGGAGGGATTCCCCCTCCTGCTCACGATGGAGCCCGAATAA
- the clpA gene encoding ATP-dependent Clp protease ATP-binding subunit ClpA, which translates to MPNPALRPELEVTLRLAVLEAARRGHEMAGLEHLLFALLHDSGTAAAVERCGVGTERLKARLDRYLGEEVDAVAPDGSTEPVLTLAFRRVVQQAALQVLRAGKDEVAGPHVVVAMWDEPDSYAVHFLEEAGLTRLALLRAVSHGGVDDEPVRAPAGPAAEEDGEEEAPPGGALARFTVPLSRLAAEGRIDPLIGREREVARTVHILSRRRKNNPLFVGDPGVGKTALVEGLAWRIHRGEVPAPLRDAEIFSLDMGSLLAGTRYRGDFEERLKAVLQELQARPHAVLFVDEIHTLVGAGMTSGGAMDASNLLKPALAGGLRCIGSTTWEEFRSHFEKDRALARRFQKVEIAEPTVEDTVRILEGLRPRYESFHGVRYSDEALRAAAELSHRYLHDRRLPDKAVDLLDEAGAGVKLEHAGEGEPPVVGAEEVETILATMAQIPPKTVSRSDKERLRTLEADLKARVFGQERACEQVASAVKLARAGLRDPQKPIGSFLFTGPTGVGKTEVARALAETLGMELIRFDMSEYMERHTVSRLIGAPPGYVGFDQAGLLTEAVNRTPHAVLLLDEIEKAHPDVFNILLQVMDYGKLTDNNGKQADFRSVILIMTSNVGAEELSRRRVGFGGATGEGEDARAFERAFTPEFRNRLDARIAFAPLTLAVMERIVDRTMGELRALLAEREVTVELTPAARERLARRGLDPQNGARPLARLIQEELKQPLGEEILFGRLEHGGTATVDAAEEGEGFVLRFEPAAGAGAAAASGPASEESDDTPPGV; encoded by the coding sequence ATGCCCAACCCCGCCCTTCGCCCCGAGCTGGAGGTGACGCTGCGCCTGGCCGTGCTGGAGGCGGCGCGGCGCGGCCACGAGATGGCGGGGCTGGAGCACCTGCTCTTCGCCCTGCTGCACGACTCCGGCACCGCCGCCGCGGTGGAGCGGTGCGGGGTGGGGACGGAGCGGCTCAAGGCGCGCCTGGACCGCTACCTGGGCGAGGAGGTGGACGCCGTCGCGCCGGACGGGAGCACGGAGCCGGTGCTCACCCTGGCCTTCCGCCGGGTGGTGCAGCAGGCGGCGCTCCAGGTGCTCCGCGCCGGGAAGGACGAGGTCGCCGGCCCGCACGTGGTGGTGGCGATGTGGGACGAGCCGGACTCGTACGCGGTGCACTTCCTGGAGGAGGCGGGGCTCACCCGCCTGGCGCTGCTGCGCGCCGTCTCGCACGGCGGCGTGGACGACGAGCCGGTGCGCGCCCCCGCCGGCCCCGCCGCGGAGGAGGACGGGGAGGAGGAGGCGCCGCCGGGAGGGGCGCTCGCCCGCTTCACCGTCCCGCTGTCGCGGCTGGCGGCGGAGGGGCGCATCGACCCGCTGATCGGGCGGGAGCGCGAGGTGGCGCGCACCGTCCACATCCTCTCCCGCCGCCGCAAGAACAACCCGCTCTTCGTGGGCGACCCCGGGGTGGGGAAGACGGCGCTGGTGGAGGGGCTGGCGTGGCGGATCCACCGCGGCGAGGTCCCGGCGCCCCTCCGCGACGCGGAGATCTTCTCGCTCGACATGGGGTCGCTCCTGGCGGGGACCCGCTACCGCGGCGACTTCGAGGAGCGGCTCAAGGCGGTGCTCCAGGAGCTCCAGGCGCGGCCGCACGCCGTCCTCTTCGTGGACGAGATCCACACGCTGGTGGGCGCCGGGATGACCAGCGGCGGGGCGATGGACGCCTCCAACCTCCTCAAGCCGGCGCTGGCGGGGGGGCTCCGCTGCATCGGCTCCACCACCTGGGAGGAGTTCCGCTCGCACTTCGAGAAGGACCGCGCGCTCGCCCGCCGCTTCCAGAAGGTGGAGATCGCGGAGCCCACGGTGGAGGACACCGTCCGCATCCTGGAGGGGCTCCGCCCGCGCTACGAGTCGTTCCACGGCGTCCGCTACTCGGACGAGGCGCTGCGCGCCGCGGCGGAGCTGTCGCACCGGTACCTGCACGACCGCAGGCTCCCCGACAAGGCGGTGGACCTGCTGGACGAGGCGGGCGCCGGGGTGAAGCTGGAGCACGCGGGGGAGGGGGAGCCCCCGGTGGTGGGCGCGGAGGAGGTGGAGACCATCCTCGCCACCATGGCGCAGATCCCCCCGAAGACGGTGTCCCGCTCGGACAAGGAGCGGCTGCGCACCCTGGAGGCGGACCTGAAAGCCCGCGTCTTCGGGCAGGAGCGTGCCTGCGAGCAGGTGGCCTCGGCCGTGAAGCTGGCGCGGGCGGGGCTCCGCGACCCGCAGAAGCCCATCGGCTCCTTCCTCTTCACCGGCCCCACCGGCGTCGGGAAGACGGAGGTGGCGCGCGCCCTGGCCGAGACGCTGGGGATGGAGCTGATCCGCTTTGACATGAGCGAGTACATGGAGCGCCACACCGTGTCGCGGCTGATCGGGGCGCCGCCGGGGTACGTGGGCTTCGACCAGGCGGGGCTCCTCACCGAGGCGGTGAACCGCACCCCGCACGCGGTCCTCCTCCTGGACGAGATCGAGAAGGCGCACCCGGACGTCTTCAACATCCTCCTGCAGGTGATGGACTACGGCAAGCTGACCGACAACAACGGCAAGCAGGCGGACTTCCGCAGCGTCATCCTCATCATGACCAGCAACGTCGGCGCGGAGGAGCTTTCGCGGCGGCGGGTGGGCTTCGGCGGGGCGACGGGCGAGGGGGAGGACGCGCGCGCCTTCGAGCGGGCGTTCACCCCGGAGTTCCGCAACCGGCTGGACGCGCGCATCGCCTTCGCGCCGCTCACCCTGGCGGTGATGGAGCGGATCGTGGACCGGACGATGGGGGAGCTCCGCGCCCTCCTGGCGGAGCGCGAGGTCACGGTGGAGCTGACGCCGGCCGCCCGGGAGCGGCTGGCCCGCCGCGGGCTGGACCCGCAGAACGGCGCCCGCCCGCTCGCCCGGCTGATCCAGGAGGAGCTCAAGCAGCCGCTGGGGGAGGAGATCCTCTTCGGGCGGCTGGAGCACGGCGGGACCGCCACGGTGGACGCGGCGGAGGAGGGCGAGGGCTTCGTCCTCCGCTTCGAGCCGGCGGCGGGGGCTGGCGCGGCGGCGGCGTCCGGCCCAGCTTCCGAGGAATCCGACGACACCCCACCAGGAGTCTGA